Sequence from the Cellulomonas fimi ATCC 484 genome:
TGCGCACCGCGTCCCGGACGAGCGAATCGTAGGCGACCTCGAAGCAGATCACGTCGCCGATGCCCACGACGCGCCCCAGCCGCTCGGACTGCAGCGGCACGTACCCGGGCCGGTCGCCGGGCAGCATGTCGCGCGTGACCCGGTCGACGGCCGACGAGAAGTTGCGGACGAACGCGCGCAGCGGGATGTACTCGCCGAACGGCGCGGGGTGCTGCTTGGTGTACGTCGCGACGACACCGTCCCCGGGTTCCCACAGCACCGCGGTGTTGTAGCGGCCCCCGGTCTCCGGGTACTCGACGGTCCCGACGAGCATGGGGGCTGCCACGGCGCTCGCGGCCTGGTCGATGAGCGCGGCCGCGCCGGGGTCGACCTGGGGGTCGATGTCGGTGCCGTTCTCGGGCCACAGCACGAGGTCCAGCTCGCCGGGCTCCACCTGGTCGAGGAGGGCGAGCGTGCCGTCCACGTGGTTGCGCAGCACCGCCTCGCGCTCGCCGAACGCGTCCATGCCGGTTCCGGGCACGTTCCCCTGGACCGCGCCGACGCGCAGGGTGCCGCTCTGCTCGACGGTGTCGAGCGGGATGACGAGGCTCGTCACGACGAACGCCGCGGCGACCGCGACCGCTCCGAGCGTGCGGCCCACGGTGAGGCGCGACGCGTGCAGGACGGCGCGGGCGAGCAGCACGCCCATGGCGGCGACGACTCCGGAGACGAGCGGGGTGCCGGCCCACGACGCGAACGCGACGAGCGGCGAGTCCGCCTGGGAGAAGGCGAGCCGTCCCCAGGGGAAGCCGCCGAACGGCCACGTCGAGCGGAGGTCCTCGACCGCGACCCACAGGACGGTGAAGACGACGACCTGCAGCCCGCCGTTGCGCCAGACCGCCTCGCCGCGGCGCGCCCACGTCCAGGCGGCGCCGAACAGGGCGATGTAGGACGTCTCGAGCACGGTGAGCGCGAGCCACGGGACGAGGCCCACGGACTCGTCCGCCCAGCGGATCAGCGGACCGAAGAAGCTGAGGCCCCAGACGAGTCCGACGAGCGCGTTCCAGCGCGCGCTGTCGCGGCGCATCGCGAGGTACAGCAGGGCGATGCCGACGAACGCGAACCCCCACAGGGCGGGCCCGGGGAACGCGACGCGGGTGAGCACTCCGCTCGCGACCGCGAGGGCGAGCGCCCACCAGCGGGACGGTTCACGGGCGGGCACGGCGCAAGGGTACGCCAGGGACCTGGGCGGACGGTCCGGCCGTGACGACGGGCCCGCCGGCGCTGCGGTGGCCGGTGGGGGCGCCCCGACCGACCGGCCCGCGTGTCCTTCGTACCGGACCGCGCGAAGCGCGGACCGTTGTCTGTTGAACACGCGGGCCCGGTCGGAGCCCTGGGAATCCGTGCGGCCCCCCGGACGAGGACGGTGTCGCTGGTGCGGCTGCCCGGGCCGACGACGGCGTCGGAGCCACGGTCCGTCTCGCTCGGTCACGAATACCCTCGTGAACCTACCGAGTTCAGGCGACGTGTCAAGGCGCCGTCGTCGCAGGTGAGGGCCCTCCGTGCAGGTCACTTCGGGCACCTGCGCGGGCCGGGCCTTGCCGGGCTCGGCGTGTCGTGGGGCGTGTCGCAGGAATCGGACATCCGTCCAGCACGGTGGGTGCGGCGGCCGCCCGGCAGATTCACCCGCTCGGCGCGCGGGTGGGCCGCAGCGGGCACGCGAGGCCGCGCGCGGACGCCGGCGTGGCCGGCGCCGCCGGGTGCGGTGGCGGAGCCGTCAGGCGAGGGCGTCGAAGAGCACGACGCCGTCGCGGACGGTCCGCAGGCACTGGGGCTCGGGCGCGTCCGGGCCGACGTACGGCAGCAGCGGGGTGCCGGAGCGCGCGTCGGTGCTCCACGAGGCGAGGCGGCCGTCGGGCGCCTGGACCATGAGGTGCTCGGCGCGCCAGACGGCGAGGTGCGCGGGTGCGCCGACGCGCAGCTCGCCCGCGCCGGTGTGGTCGAGGCCGGCGAGCCGCCAGCCGCCGCGGGTGGACGCGCGGAACGCGGCGCGTGCCGAGATCCGCTGCTCTGGGGCGTGGTGCAGCACCGCGGCGCGTACGCCCGCCCACGGGTCGACGCCGGTCACCGGGGAGTCGGAGCCGAAACCGAGCGGGACGCCCGCGGCCGCGAGGTCGGCGAGGGGGTTGAGCGCCGCGGCCCGGCCGGCTCCGAGGCGCTGGGCGTACATGCCGTCGTCGCCGCCCCAGGCCGCGTCGAACGCGGGCTGCACGCTGAGGCGCACGCCGAGCAGCAGCAGCGAGGCGAGGGCGGGTGCGTCGATCATCTCGGCGTGCTCGAGCCGGTGGCCGGCGCGTCCGATGGCCTCGACGCCCTCGACGTCCGCGGCGGCGCGCAGCCCGAGCGCGACCTCGTCCATGGCGCGGTCGCCGATGACGTGGAACCCGCCCTGCACGCCGGCGCGCGTCACGGCGGTGACGTGGTTGCAGACCTCCTCCGCGGTCAGGTAGAGCACGCCGGAGCCGTCGGCGTCCGTGTAGGGGGCGCGCAGCGCGGCGGTGCGCGAGCCGAGCGAGCCGTCGACGTTGAGGTCTCCCCCGATGCCCGTCAGGCCGGGGATCGCGGCGAGGACCTCGCGGGCGTCGTCGACGGTGACGCACCTCTCGCCGCGGTAGCCGACGACGTGCACCAGGCCGCTGAGGGCGTCCGCGGTGGTGGTGAGGATCTCGACGAGCCCCTCGCGGGTGTCGATCGAGGGGGCGCTCAGCTCGTGCACCGAGACGACGCCACGGGTCGCGGCGTGCTCGAGCGCGGCGCGGTACAGGGCGGTGCGCCGCGGTGCGGGCAGGACGCGGGCGGCCTCACGTGCGGCGTGGTGCGCGTCGCGCTCGACGCGGCCGTCGTCGCTCCACCCCTCCAGGTGCTCCAGGCCGGCGCGGCGGGCGAGTGCCGTCGAGACGACGGCGGAGTGCACGTCGACGCGCGCGAGGTACACCGGGGCGCCGTCGGCGGCGGCGTCGAGCTCGTGCCGTGTCGGGGGCCGCCCCTCGGGCCACGCGAGCTCGTCCCACCCGAAGCCGAGCAGCGGCTCGTCGTGCTCCGCCGCCGGACGGGAGCGGGCGGCGCGGGCGACCGCGTCGAGGGCGTCGGCGAGGCTGCGCACCCCGTCGGCCGCGGACAGCGCGACGGAGTGCAGCGCGAGCCCTGTCTCGAGCAGGTGGACGTGCGCGTCGACGAAGCCGGGGGCGACGAGCGCACCGTCCAGGTCGACGACCTCGTCGGCGCGGGCGGCGAGCCCGTCCGCGGTGTCGTCGTCACCGAGCCACGCCACGACGCCGTCGTCGACGAGCAGCGCCTGCGCGAACGGGTCGGCCGA
This genomic interval carries:
- the lnt gene encoding apolipoprotein N-acyltransferase, which produces MPAREPSRWWALALAVASGVLTRVAFPGPALWGFAFVGIALLYLAMRRDSARWNALVGLVWGLSFFGPLIRWADESVGLVPWLALTVLETSYIALFGAAWTWARRGEAVWRNGGLQVVVFTVLWVAVEDLRSTWPFGGFPWGRLAFSQADSPLVAFASWAGTPLVSGVVAAMGVLLARAVLHASRLTVGRTLGAVAVAAAFVVTSLVIPLDTVEQSGTLRVGAVQGNVPGTGMDAFGEREAVLRNHVDGTLALLDQVEPGELDLVLWPENGTDIDPQVDPGAAALIDQAASAVAAPMLVGTVEYPETGGRYNTAVLWEPGDGVVATYTKQHPAPFGEYIPLRAFVRNFSSAVDRVTRDMLPGDRPGYVPLQSERLGRVVGIGDVICFEVAYDSLVRDAVRTGGEVLVVQTNNASFGMTDESTQQLAMARLRAVEHGRATVQISTVGVSAVIQPNGVVSRQTGLFTAEQVVADLPLRTSWTPATRLGPWPGLVVDALAVCMVVAGAFGAHRVRRHDRTESAA
- a CDS encoding amidohydrolase is translated as MSATLYRNGVIHSSADPFAQALLVDDGVVAWLGDDDTADGLAARADEVVDLDGALVAPGFVDAHVHLLETGLALHSVALSAADGVRSLADALDAVARAARSRPAAEHDEPLLGFGWDELAWPEGRPPTRHELDAAADGAPVYLARVDVHSAVVSTALARRAGLEHLEGWSDDGRVERDAHHAAREAARVLPAPRRTALYRAALEHAATRGVVSVHELSAPSIDTREGLVEILTTTADALSGLVHVVGYRGERCVTVDDAREVLAAIPGLTGIGGDLNVDGSLGSRTAALRAPYTDADGSGVLYLTAEEVCNHVTAVTRAGVQGGFHVIGDRAMDEVALGLRAAADVEGVEAIGRAGHRLEHAEMIDAPALASLLLLGVRLSVQPAFDAAWGGDDGMYAQRLGAGRAAALNPLADLAAAGVPLGFGSDSPVTGVDPWAGVRAAVLHHAPEQRISARAAFRASTRGGWRLAGLDHTGAGELRVGAPAHLAVWRAEHLMVQAPDGRLASWSTDARSGTPLLPYVGPDAPEPQCLRTVRDGVVLFDALA